Part of the Fusarium musae strain F31 chromosome 3, whole genome shotgun sequence genome, AAGCGAATTATAACCTCAAGTTCACTGATGGAACTGAACCCGAGACGCACGTTGCCTTCTTCCCACCGAACCACGATATTACTGAGAAGCGCCCTCAGCTGGATGCTGCAACCACTGCCGAGGAGTTTATTGAGATCATCGGCACTGTCTTCAGTGAACAGAAGACCCGAAAtcgcaaaaagaagaaatccaaTAGAAAGAGATCCAATGCCACTCCGCCGGAAAGCCCCATGAACAACGCCCAGAAACGCCTAGCGGCAGAGGCTGCGAACAAGACTCTGTCAACAGCTGATGACAGCCCAAGAAAACGGATCAAGCTTAAcacaagcaaaagcaaaggcGGCGTCTCCGAACCTGCAGTTTTCAGCACTGCACATCAGTCGAAAGATAATACTCCCACTCAGTTTCCCAGTCCTGAGGATACGGTCAACGATGACGGCGTCAGTGTGCTGGGCCCTATGGATATTGATTCTGGCGCTACCTCGTCTCAAGAcaaaggagaagagatgaaCGGGGAACATAGCACAGCTGAGGGCCAAAAACACCATGAATCTGCTCCCGAGAGGCACTCACAAGGTCGAGGAGATATGCACATGAACGATGCCGACACCGAGACTTTACCTGCGTATTGCAGGTCGGATATTCTCGAAGTTGTCGCAGCAGTTGAGGGCATCGAAGAGCAACAGTGGAAAGATTTCAAACCAAAGCTGCTCGAGATGCTAGGTCGAATGCACCAGAAGCCAACACCTGAACAGCATGAAAGGGCACTGAAGCGTCTAAGCATAGCAATTGCCCAGACGGAGCAAGAGAGGTCTCTTATCCCAGTCGAAGCCTGGAAGAAGTACGAGGAAAAGCTTACAGATGAAACGAAGAAGGGATTGTTTGATTGCCTGTGGTCTAGGAGGCTCTTCAAGGTCGGCAAGATCATTTACCTaccagaggaagaggttgccATGGAGAGCCAGTGCTGGGAGCGCCTCAAGGCCGTAGCCCGCATATGTGCGATCCTGGTCGAAATGACTGCCAAACCAGAGGAACAGGACTACCAGAGGGATACCGACAGGTGGCTTATCGAGAAACTTGGAGATATCAGCTTTCTGGAGAAACTGTTTGCATGCAAGGACCGACTTGGGGCGGTCAGGGGACCAGGGGCAGATTGAGTGATATGGAGACACTGGTGACAGGAAGCAGAGCCTGGATATAAGAGAAGCCAAACTTGTCGTTGAGATGGCGCGTCATTTGGTTCCAGGAAACTCGATCAGATATGCCTTATATGATACGCCTTATATGATATAACAGCAGAGGTCATGCACTATGCCGAAAACGAAAACGATATAATGTCTCAATTGAAAAATTGCTTGTTTTGAAGTTTCGAATGACTTTTAGACTTTTATTGGCAGAGACAAATATTTATCTGTACTCCAACCGTGGTTGCTCCCGTCGGTCATTGACACGAGGGATCAAAAACGAGTCCACTAGACGGACGCATCCTGCTATTGACACGTGACTCTTTCATCGACTCACGTGAGCCCGCGTCTCGAAACGCGTCGACAGGCGCGACAATGGGAATGACGACATGACCTTCCTTTCTTTGCTCAAGAATACCTTATCTATTGACACCATTAGTGAGACTGTCTGTCATTCAACTCTTTCATTGCCAAAATCACAGCCTGTGCGATATGCCACCTCGAAAACGACCTGTAGAGGAAATCACCAGCAGCCGgcgaagctcaaggagaatCTCCACCACTAAAAGTCAATACTTCGAAGGCAGTGAGGATACAGAAGAGAGTGATGCGCCACCACCAAAGAAACGTGGAAGACCTCCAAAGAAGCCGCCTAAAAAAGAAGAATCCGAGGAACCCTACGAAGATGAGCTAGCTCAggagccagaagaagaggaggaggaggatgatgatgacgaagatgatgatgaggatgcgcCCCCCAAAGTTACCATCATTCCattggagaagttgagagACACAGATGGTGTAGAATATGAAGATTTCAAATTGCACAAGAAtaccttgttgttcttgcgAGATCTCAAAGCCCATAACCAGAGATCTTGGCTGAAGTGTAAGCCATCCTTCACTTGCTGCCAAATCATTACTGACATGTACAGCGCATGACGGAGAATACCGTCGCGCTTTGAAGGATTGGAACTCCTTTGTTGAGTGCGCATCCGAAACCGTTATAACAGCCGATGAAACGATCCCCGAGCTTCCCATCAAAGACGTCATTTTTCGAATCCATAGAGACATTCGCTTCAGTAAAGACCCTACACCATACAAGGTACGAGCTCAATTGACCAAAAAATCGTATGgaaagctaaaattatagcCTCACTTCTCCGCTGCTTGGTCTCGAACTGGTCGCAAAGGCCCGTACGCCTGTTACTATATCCACTGCGAGCCTAAAAGGTCTTTCATCGGTGGTGGGTTATGGTGTCCCAGCGGCGACCAAATGCAGAAACTCCGCGCAAGCATTGACGAACGACCAAATCGATGGCGCCGCGCACTCAATGACGAGGCATTCAAGCGCATATTCTTACCAAAAGCTGCCAACAAATCCGATCCCAACGCGGCGCTCCTTGCTTTTGCagaaaagaacaaagagaaTGCGCTTAAAACTAAGCCAAAAGGCTTCACGGCAGAACATCGTGATATTGCGCTACTCAAGTTGAGGAACTTTACTGTTGGAACACAGATAGACGACAATATCTTCTGCCGGGATGATGCGCAAGAAAAGATCAGCGAGATTATACGTCCTATGGTTGGATATGTAAGTTGTATGTTAAATTCATTGCTGAACATGCTGACAAGTTTAGGTTTCATTTTTGAATAGCATTGTTATGCCGGATCCtggccaagatgatgatagcgatgaagaggaagatgaaggagaagaagaatctAATGATGACGAAGACAGCAGCGAGGACTAGTCAAAACTCATGGCTATGGTACACCCATTCGATAAAATCTATGTTTAGGGATGATGCAAGCGGATCTAACTgcctatttatataatcatATGCTGTATCATTGTATCTAACACAAATCAAACATAGCAACGCTAGGGTCGTGATCGCTGACCTCACCAGCCGTATTCTGCCAAGTGTTGATATGCAGATGCTCATACTTGATGCTCCTGCGCAACTCTTTGCTGATATACATATGATCCAGAGCCTGGCAGTTACTGTCAAAGAGGTATGTGTATCGCTCTGTCTCAGGaatcttggcagcctcatcagcatcaacaagaccGGATGTCTTGACGAAAGTCTGAAGGGGTGCAACGGCGGCAAATTCGTTAAAGTCACCAGCGGCAATAACGTGGGCCTttttgtccttcttgaggatctctGCGATAAAGTTCTACAAGTTGTCAGCTGGGTTTTATGCATAATGACATTCACACTTACAGCAGTAATTTCGGATTGCTTGGTGCGTTTCTCGACACCCTTGTTCACAGGAGTGCGAGCATCTCCATGCAGGGAAGTCGAGCCACCCTTGCTACCAAAGTGGACGTTGACAGTAAAGAAAGACTTCTTTGTACCCTTGACAGGCTTCCACTCAGCTACGAGAGGCTTGCGGCTATCATCCCAGGCAGGGTTGGCAGGGTCAATTCGTCCAGGGTTGTACTTGAGCGAGGGACCATCGACAACGGCGTTGACGTCGTTAGGTCCACCTTGATTGGGCTTGACGAGCTCAACTCTATCAGGACGGTAGAGATAAGCTTGGCGAATGTTACCGCCGGGCTGACCACCATCCTCGTTGTTGTCAGGTTCGACCTCAGCCCATTCGTAAACAACACCGCTGGACTCCTCAATACCGTCGGCCAAGGCAGCGAGAGTCTGATTGGCGGAAACGACGCCATCATTGGTAGCGCCGCTGTTGTCCTGAACTTCctggaggaaaagaaggtcAGGAGTTCGCAGCTTCTCAACGATCTGCTTGATGACAAGGGGCAAGTGAGCAGAAGCAGGGTTGAGGTTCTCGGTGTTGTAGTCTGCAACTGTGATGCCCTTGCAAGAGCCCTTGCTGGTGAAGCTGACGGCAGGGTGCTCAGCGTTGGAAGGCTTGCTGACCTTGGTGGCAGTCAGGGGAAGAATGCGATAGAAGCCAAAGGCGTATGAGACCACGCCAGTGATATCACCAACGTAGTCGCCGAGCTTGGTGTCACTAGGGTTCTTGGT contains:
- a CDS encoding hypothetical protein (EggNog:ENOG41) codes for the protein MPPRKRPVEEITSSRRSSRRISTTKSQYFEGSEDTEESDAPPPKKRGRPPKKPPKKEESEEPYEDELAQEPEEEEEEDDDDEDDDEDAPPKVTIIPLEKLRDTDGVEYEDFKLHKNTLLFLRDLKAHNQRSWLKSHDGEYRRALKDWNSFVECASETVITADETIPELPIKDVIFRIHRDIRFSKDPTPYKPHFSAAWSRTGRKGPYACYYIHCEPKRSFIGGGLWCPSGDQMQKLRASIDERPNRWRRALNDEAFKRIFLPKAANKSDPNAALLAFAEKNKENALKTKPKGFTAEHRDIALLKLRNFTVGTQIDDNIFCRDDAQEKISEIIRPMVGYVSFLNSIVMPDPGQDDDSDEEEDEGEEESNDDEDSSED
- a CDS encoding hypothetical protein (EggNog:ENOG41); the protein is MKLQFFVSSLISPLAAALTIAEINGNSYLSSYAGKNVTGVEGLVTAVGSSGFYLRSTKPDRSSATSEGLYIFGKSAVSSVSVGDVITLDGLVEEYRSNKDYVYLTEISSPRNIVVKSSDNKFKPKVIGKDTGNPPGKQFSKLDDGNVFAVPNNESLISVSNPKLQPNTYGLDFWESLVGELVTVPKAYALSRPNNFGDFWVRGNWKVSGLNKHGGLTMVGNDANPEAIIIGSPLDGTKNPSDTKLGDYVGDITGVVSYAFGFYRILPLTATKVSKPSNAEHPAVSFTSKGSCKGITVADYNTENLNPASAHLPLVIKQIVEKLRTPDLLFLQEVQDNSGATNDGVVSANQTLAALADGIEESSGVVYEWAEVEPDNNEDGGQPGGNIRQAYLYRPDRVELVKPNQGGPNDVNAVVDGPSLKYNPGRIDPANPAWDDSRKPLVAEWKPVKGTKKSFFTVNVHFGSKGGSTSLHGDARTPVNKGVEKRTKQSEITANFIAEILKKDKKAHVIAAGDFNEFAAVAPLQTFVKTSGLVDADEAAKIPETERYTYLFDSNCQALDHMYISKELRRSIKYEHLHINTWQNTAGEVSDHDPSVAMFDLC